In Ictalurus furcatus strain D&B chromosome 23, Billie_1.0, whole genome shotgun sequence, a single window of DNA contains:
- the cldn12 gene encoding claudin-12: MSCRDIHATNAFSFIIALLSVGGLAVATVIPQWRTTRLITFNLNAKNVTVYDGLWTKCVRRDGSSGCYYFDAEWYSRVDQLDLRLLQFCLPTGMFFSGLALLLILTGMCKTACCSTTPDDIKSSRCIVNSSGCHLVAGMFLLIGGAIAMPPSIWFLFHTRELNSRYADIFATEFAAYVAIGSAGGLEFAALLMFMWYCMCKKLPSPFWLPLHELPAMSSSVSAQPLMTNGLPSPVNYAPQNFPPAVLDAPAFVQAPGYPQPMPGPPVPPQVYMAQMSVADGYRSEAGASQAYGYAPSQSYAPSQSYAPSQSYAPSVSIAPSQRYAGHRYSTRSRHSAIEIDIPLLTE, from the exons ATGTCTTGCCGTGACATCCATGCCACGAACGCGTTTTCCTTCATCATCGCCCTGCTCTCGGTGGGTGGATTAGCCGTCGCTACAGTCATCCCTCAATGGAGGACAACACGTCTTATCACCTTTAACCTCAACGCCAAGAATGTTACAGTGTACGACGGACTGTGGACCAAATGTGTCCGGCGAGATGGATCCAGCGGGTGTTATTACTTTGACGCAGAGTGGTACTCCAGAGTAGACCAGCTGGATCTCAGGCTGCTGCAGTTCTGCTTGCCAACAG GTATGTTCTTCTCTGGCCTGGCTCTGCTGCTCATTCTCACAGGCATGTGCAAGACGGCATGTTGCTCAACAACCCCAGACGACATAAAGTCTAGCCGCTGCATTGTGAACAGCTCAGGGTGCCACCTGGTGGCTGGGATGTTCCTCTTGATAGGAGGTGCCATCGCTATGCCTCCATCCATCTGGTTCCTGTTCCACACACGTGAGTTGAACTCGCGCTACGCTGACATTTTCGCCACAGAGTTTGCAGCGTATGTGGCTATTGGCAGTGCCGGCGGCCTTGAGTTCGCCGCTCTGCTGATGTTCATGTGGTACTGCATGTGCAAAAAACTGCCCTCCCCCTTCTGGCTGCCCCTGCATGAGCTACCCGCCATGAGCAGCAGCGTTTCTGCTCAGCCACTAATGACCAACGGCCTGCCGTCTCCTGTGAACTACGCTCCTCAGAACTTCCCCCCTGCTGTTCTAGATGCTCCGGCTTTCGTGCAAGCCCCGGGATACCCACAGCCCATGCCAGGCCCACCTGTACCGCCTCAGGTATACATGGCCCAGATGTCAGTGGCTGATGGCTACAGGTCCGAAGCAGGAGCCTCGCAGGCTTATGGTTACGCCCCCTCGCAGAGTTACGCCCCCTCGCAGAGTTACGCCCCCTCACAGAGTTACGCTCCCTCTGTAAGCATTGCCCCTTCTCAGAGGTATGCTGGACATCGCTACTCCACACGATCACGTCACTCAGCAATTGAGATCGACATCCCCCTGCTGACAGAGTGA